AAATAAAGATGGAAAAGTATTGTATACAGATCCTGAAGAGCAAATTTATGGAGCACTTGTATTTGAGAAAAAAGGAGAACATGTAATAATAGCTGATATCGATGATAATAACTGGTATAAAAAAGAAGGGGTTTGGTATGATGGAGAAAAACTAGTATATTCATCACCAGATAAAGTGCCTATGTCTAAAAATAATGTTGTAGAATATGATGCATTTAAGAAGGGATGTATAGAAGGTGTAGAGGATGTATTAAGCAAGCTAGTTTTAAAATATCCCCAAATAGAATATACTAGTGGATACAGAAATTTAAAAGAGAACTTTAAAAAATATAAAGATTTATAAATAATATGATAGCAGAATGTAAACAAACCAGAGGGCTAGTGAGGTGCATTAAAATAGATAATATAACATAGGATTATTCATAATTATATAGGATATTTTATTTAAACTGTTTCAAGATAATTAAAAGCTTATTTTGAAACAGTTTTTTTATGCTTAGTTTTAAGATATTAGTTATAACATATACAGTTTAGCAAAAGTTTATGTATAGTAATGTCTAGTAAATAATTTAATAAACTTTTGGTTAACTGCAATGGTGATACCAATTAACGGCATATAGTTTAAAGTAGTAACTATTTTAGTTAGATACATGGCTGCTGTACGTAAATTAGTTACCATTTAAATAAAATGATTCTGGAATAAGAACAGGGAAATATGTTGTTACAACTATACAAGCAGTAAATGTAACAGGTACAGTACATGCTAAAATTGATGGGGTAAATCATTGTAGTGTTATACCAACTAAGCCACTGACTATTAGTGACTGGATTATGTCTAGACTTAATGCAGAGAATGCCACACATCCATATACATCCATAATTAAAGCAATATTTTGGGACGGAAGGTAGGAGGATAAAGATGGATAGTAATATATTATTAAATTTAAGTTGGAATCTTAGTTTGGATATTCAGGAGGAAGCTATTTGTAACATTGCTTCAATAATAGACTTAAATCCAAAGGAATTATTACAACCAGGCAGTAAAGAATATTGGCAAAATGCAGCAAAGGTTTTATTTAAATTGGGTTATCCTAAAATAAGAGAAGTAATACCAGGATTATTAAGATGGTTACAGGATATTAACTGGCCTGGTTCAAATATAGTGATGGAAGTTTTGGGGACAATACCTAAACATGTATTTATTCCATACTTAGAGGATGCTGTTATAGAATCCTTAAGTGAGGATGATGATATATGGATAGAGGGTTTGTCATATTTTTTAGAACAGTTTGATTTAAAAGAGAGTAACTTTACATCGAAGGAGGTATATTTAGCTTTGGTGAAAGGGAGTGAGTTTTGGAAATAGTATCTTATTCTGTAGTGAGAGCTGATTATCAGTTGAAAAAGGTGTTCTAAAAACTCTGCTTTGATATCGAAAAGGAGATACTAGAGCACTACCCTAGGAAAGTATAAGTTAATCAATAAAACCTCATAAAATGGCATACACCTGATTTAGATGCTATTATGAAGCATGGTAGTGAATGTAATTTAGGGAGTGTCTGGATTGCGTAAATTACAGTTGGTAAGAAATTACTTGGTCAAGATTTAAATTTTTATAAAAGGACAAATAATATTACTCATAGACCTTTATTAAGAGGAGAGAAGTAAAATGATAGTAGAGGAATATCAAGTATAGAGGTTTTTTAATTTTAAAAAGAATTTTGTTAAATCTAAAATTAACATATCTAAAAACCATATAAATTGATTTGTAGAAAAACTTTTATGACAAAATATTCGGGATTTCTACAAACATAAAATTATATAATAAGGCTTAGTAAGAAGGAGTGATATATTATTATTTTATAATGTCCTTCATATAGAAGAATAGTGGAGGTAGACTAAAATTGAAAGAAAAGGTATGGATATATATACCCCAAGTTTATAAAGAAATGCTACTTCAGTGGCAAGAATATTATGTTTATGATACAGAAGATAGCAAAAATGGAAAGTTAGTAGCTTATAATTTTTATACTCATTCAAAAGACTATAAGGATTTAATTGCATTTTTACAGGAAAATAATATTTACAGCTATATTTTTAGGAGAATATATAATTTTAGTAAAAAGGAATTGGAAAACTCTGAGATTCTTTGGTTTTGGACAGATGATTATGCGAAGGACTCTTATGTAGTTGATTCAAAAGATAATAAATGCTATAAATGTGGAACAAATAAATTATCATTATATAGGACAAAGATTCATGTTGATTATAAAAAATAAAGAAGTATGATATTATGTCAACATATGTTGGAGGTATAGAAACTATTGTGTCAGAAAAAGTAAAACTTTTATTTGAAAAAGAAAATGTTTCTGGAGTAGAATATG
The nucleotide sequence above comes from Hathewaya histolytica. Encoded proteins:
- a CDS encoding DUF5071 domain-containing protein, translating into MDSNILLNLSWNLSLDIQEEAICNIASIIDLNPKELLQPGSKEYWQNAAKVLFKLGYPKIREVIPGLLRWLQDINWPGSNIVMEVLGTIPKHVFIPYLEDAVIESLSEDDDIWIEGLSYFLEQFDLKESNFTSKEVYLALVKGSEFWK